In the genome of Eublepharis macularius isolate TG4126 chromosome 10, MPM_Emac_v1.0, whole genome shotgun sequence, the window tGGGGGTTATATAAGGTAGGGGCTCTGGTGCTGAGCCCTAGCTCTTTCTTCTAGGAGTTTTAGTGAGATTGTGGGAAGTCATATGGTTAAATCTCTCTTTATTTTACCTCTTAAGTCAGAATGGAGTAAATAATGCAGTTGCTATATCAGgggtaagagccccatggcgcagagtggtaagctgcagtactgcagcccaagctctgctcatggactgagttcgatcctggcggaagccaagtTCAGATAgtcaactcaaggttgactcagccttccatccttccaaggtcggtaaaatgagtacccaggttcctgggggtaaagtgtaggtgactggggaaggcaatggcaaaccaccccataaaaagtctgccaagaaaacgtggtggtgcgacatccccccccttgggtcagtaatgactcagtgcttgcacaggggactacctttacctttacctatatcaGGGGTGACCAAATTGTGGCTCGGGAGccgcatgtggctcttctagacatattgtgcagctcctggaagtctctgagtattgccatggccatacattttattttagtctcgTTTATtgcccttcctccctttcctcctttctttccatgtctttcctcccttttccttttttccttccttccttctttctttccatgcctttcacattttcagtaaaaatgttggggttgccaggtctgactcggaaaatatctggggactttgggggtgaggttgccaggtctgactcggaaaatatctggggactttgggggtgaagcctagcaaggatgtgacatcacttttgtgatgtcacttccaagtcaaaggtcaggtgatggctcttcccaagctccaccccttccagtgATGgctcttccagcatactgcaccaaacccccaccccttcctgtgatgtcactttcagggcactcccctaaacccacctcctcatctgaagtcacttcaatgcatcatgtcttgcggctctcaaacatctgatgtttattctatgtggatcttaagcaagtttggccacccctgtgctATATgaagctttttgggggggggatatgtATTCCTTTGTATCCAGAACACTAGATATTCACATTAACCTTGATCTTTTACCTATTGAGGTGGAATGGAGCAAATAATGTGGTTGCTATGTAAGGCTGGGGGGCAGGGTTATGTGTGTTCCCTTGTATCCAAAATGCTGGGTATGTAGAGTGGGTCCCAATAATTTGACTCAGTTTCTTTAAACAAGAATTTGTAAGAATTTATGCATGTTTGTTTCCCCTATTCCTAAGTCATTAATAGTAGAAAAGTTCAACATACTCAaaagcagctttttttaaaaaaaaaaaaaatctaaaatccaGTCCTATAAACTGTTTCTCACTGTAGCATTCTTAATCTTGTGTGCTTTGACTCAAGATACTAGAACAGGCTTAATCAATACCTTGGATGGTAAAAAGGAAAGAATGGGCTTATGCACATTAAAACACTGGATACATTTGGAAGAGAAAAGGGAGTCAATAGGTTATCTTGTGCATCTCTTGATGTGTGTCGAGATGAAGAGGGAGTATTTTTTATCACTTCAGGATAAACTGTctgaataatagtaataatattcaatttatataccgcccttcaggacaacttaatgcccactcagagcagtttacaaagtatgtcattattatccccacaacaaacaccctgtgaggtgggtggggctgagagagctccagagaactgtgactagcccaaggtcacccagctggctccaagtggaggagcggggaatcaaactcagctctccagattagagtcccgtgctcttaactactacaccaaactggctctcttaccaACCTGAAGAAGCTTTTCTGTTATCTTGAGAACTAGGTCCAGTATTTGTCTCTCGCAATGGTGAATAGGTGGCAACATGGTATACCAAGTCTGTAGCATACTgatttaagtggttgggctgggagccagcagtctgctggttcaaatcccactactgccatgagctcagtaggtgaccttgagtaagccactcctctcattcccagttgtattgtggggataagaataaaactgactttgtttaccactctggcACTCATGTAtctagaacagtggtatataaatgtgGTTCTTATTCATTTCTCAGCTTTGAAATGGATTCTCATCAAGTACAAATTCTTCTGTTTCGGCTTTGTGTATACAGCTAGTCCCAACTGTAACCAAAGGTGAACATGGGTAAGAAAGTATATAGAAGTCAATAAATGAAAATGGTAATAGGGCCAATGCTGTCATTAAGTACAAATTCTTGTTTCAGCTGTGTGTATACAGCTGGTCCCAACTGTAACCAAAAGTGAGTAGGAGAGCAGAAAGTGAGTAGGAGAGCAGAAAAGTGTATAGAAGTCAATAAATGGGAATAGTAATAGGGCCAATGCTAGTAGAGATACTTGCAACCCGTTGGACAGGTTAATTGTTTTAGAAACATTCTCAAATGTATTGCAATGTATGCTGTAGATTAGACCCTTTTAGAGTTCATGGGCAAGCTGAAGAGCTGTTCTTAAATAGCTGGGTTGCATCCTGCCAGCTTTTATGATGGTGGAAAAGGGAGGACCACCACAACAAAAAAGGTAAtattggggatcatgggacccaaATGGAGAAAAGCCGTATGGGATGGAATTGGGTGAGAGGGAGTGAAGAAGCAGGCTGGATCCAGCAACTTATGAGTCCAAGCGTATGATTCGGTGACTATTTGTGGTTAAAGACAGCTTTCCCAATTCTTCCCCTTCGAGGCCTGTCACTTTGACCGTGATGATGTAGCCTTGAGTCACGCAGTCAAGTTCTTCAAGCAGCAGTCCTATGAAGAGAGAGAGCATGCGGAGAAGTTTCTGAGATACCAGAACAAGCGAGGGGGTCGCCTTGTGCTGAAGGACATCAAGGTGAGTGAAACGGATTTGGGGAAGAAAAATTAAGGGTTTTTGGAGATCTGTGATGTCTTATCAGTGGATGATGGCATCTGGTTTTTAAACGTACTTCTTGCACAGAAGCCAGAGCAGGATGAGTGGGGAAACATTTTGGAAGCGctgcagaaggccttgcaacTGGAAAAGACAGTGAACCAAGCCCTGTTGGATCTGCATAAGCTGGCAACCGAGAAGGCAGACCCCCATGTgagttgtgtgtgtgagtgtgtgaagcgccatcaagtcatagcttacttaaCAGCagtctctgctggggttttcatggcaagagactaacagagatggtttgccattgcctgcgtctgcaaccctggtctttgttggaggtctcccaattaccaaccaaggctgaccctgcttagcttccaagatcagggcagcctgggcaatccaggtcagggcccatgTGAGTTAATTCCGTGTAAAATGCAGAAGGCAGTAGAAAGAATGCACAGAAACTAATGCACAGTGGCTGCCTCTTAATTAATAATATCCAAGACTTAAACTTTCGTTTTAAAGAACAACTTAACTGCCAAAGATCTTCTTTCAAGGGTTAAGCTTCCTGTCTGGAGCCACAAAATGAGGGGAGCTAATGTTTTATGTATTGAAAATATGGAAACGTATAGCTTTTCTTGAGACTGAATAGGTATGAGGttcgtttaaaaattattacCCCACTATTAGATAGGATTCCCAGTCATATAAttacaaataaagcaaagctctgctgACTCTTGGCTGATAAAAATCACATAGCAAGTAGCCAGattctgtacattaatttttaaacagtgtgaaatattttaaaagtttttaaaaaactgatggtttttctttttattgagaAGTGGTTTGGTAAATTTctgtatattggtcttggtactgtaataaaaatgatgatgactGAATAGGTATGGGATACTAAAGAGATGTTTGTTCCTGTAGAAGTAAGCAGGGTTGCACAAGTATGTAGAGTTGCACCTATTGCAATGCGGTTATATGAGGATGGGtagccacagggctttttttcagcaggaacacggtggaacggagttccggaacctcttgaaaatggtcacatggccggtgaccccaccctctgatctccagacagaggggagttagattgccctctgtgccacatggcgcggagggcaatctaaactcccctctgtctggagatcagggggtggggccaccggccatgtgaccattttctccgagggcaacccactgagttccaccacctcttttcccagaaaaaaagccctgagtagccatgttagtctgtctgtaacagtagaaaaaagcaagagtccagtagcacctgtaagactaacaacatttgtggtagggtatgaactttcatgagtcacagctctgaagtgagctgtgactcatgataagctcataccctgccacacattttgttagtcttataggtgcaattGGACTCATTTTCTACTGCTATTGCAGTGCAAACATCTCTATGGCTTGGCTGAACTTGTCTTTGTGTCCTCAGCTTTGTGACTTTCTGGAGTCCCAATTCCTTGAGGAGCAAGTGAAGACCATCAAGAGGCTGGGAGACCACATCACCAACCTGAAGCGCTTGGGCTTGCCCCAGAACGGCACGGGAGAGTACCTTTTCGACAAGCTCACCTTGGGCGAGAGCAGCTGAGCTCTGCAGACACTAATGtgtggagagaaaaaaataaaatgaatgtcaAAAGCAAGTTAACGTCTCTGGTGCTTTGTACACAGTTACAAGAGTTGTGTTCAGTTGTTCTTGGGTAGCACAAAAAACCAAATCCTATTGTTTCATCTAGTGCTGTTCTATCAAGTATATATTGTGGGGTCTTTGAAAGATGATTAAAGGAATTCATCGTACCTTAATGTTCAGATATAGGGTATCTTGTTGGAGACTTCCTAAAGAAGTGCTGCCTGGTTAAGAATTCCTGCCTCCTTTCTTGTTCCCTGCTGGAGCACTGCTGGTGCCCACTGGGAAAGCAGAGCTACCATATTCAGAGGActgaaaagtagggttgccaccctccaggctGGACCTGGAAatttcccagaattgcaactgatctacagagatcagttcccttgggagaaaaggctgccttggagggagattctatggcattctacTCCACTCAGGTCCttcctaaaaccctgccctccccaggttccacacctccaaatctcca includes:
- the LOC129336827 gene encoding ferritin heavy chain A-like, coding for MTSQVSQNFHAECEAAVNQLVNLELWASYVYLSMACHFDRDDVALSHAVKFFKQQSYEEREHAEKFLRYQNKRGGRLVLKDIKKPEQDEWGNILEALQKALQLEKTVNQALLDLHKLATEKADPHLCDFLESQFLEEQVKTIKRLGDHITNLKRLGLPQNGTGEYLFDKLTLGESS